The following proteins are co-located in the Enoplosus armatus isolate fEnoArm2 chromosome 8, fEnoArm2.hap1, whole genome shotgun sequence genome:
- the zhx3b gene encoding LOW QUALITY PROTEIN: zinc fingers and homeoboxes protein 3 (The sequence of the model RefSeq protein was modified relative to this genomic sequence to represent the inferred CDS: substituted 1 base at 1 genomic stop codon) encodes MSDSPLLSSARRSSSSHANSTVSDVCVTCPSLPSVFPQNCSGNYKWTYGHVPLSSFPHSWSIVNQKRPIFSLRPHSXPFDQLSPSCGPTMASKRKSTTPCMIPSKIICPAEEVEQDSPVLLRQSRISGGGRHSPLDPGEFSKPEAGDAVKDGAGTYTCKPCNFETHDLNLFLDHVYSGHPDFRADPSFFCVSCGVSAPKFEGLALHNARVHPSTLNTTLQLRKRDRRVVVEQNLVTGVETGKDSEISITKTPIMRMLKGKSEPKRIVVSHPVSDELSTDPHSISASREPVRKETAAVTVTHVPTIVHNGTTKVTLPSAIQIVNGSGTLPMLKTPITQVVSVVQNRSLHQSAPVTASSNFSSTSSSSSSKNLPKVMIPLSSIPTYSASMDSSSFLKTSFSKFPYPTKAELCYLTVVTKFPEEQIKIWFTAQRLKQGISWSPEEIEEARRKMFNTIIQTAPSSSQNQAQSHRSPAQHTITVLPASLGATGIPHILQGSLVSQGGVIVTQPVMANGIQVSSAPVALAVTPKPQAAARPMMQARPAAALVADKGISMVVGTVGSSITGSNIISSSNSSRSGGGGVSSIVTSSQASIINLSLGNSNSNSKVSSVNGKLSRANADCNDKSNSNVTSHVNAKNTDISKASSTSIVQNDNKVTTDGKNTTDSKSNNSNSKTGSDGQKSKDTNGSNNKNNSTSTSTDDVDPTARDSPTIKMEEASSPASKSSSPSPAAPTSSTPGSRTPVNAFLDPSFYKGKKSQEQLNALKDSFQVSQFPDQEEVDRLIALTGLTVREVRKWFSDRRYHFRNLKGTRSSTGGQTKSGTAAGSGSSTPGSGAAGSANPVDLSESSSNSGAKTPQHSSAPLSPTASQTPTSPTTPSRRLPRPPSPDFTAIRYKEREPHQVKALETSFAQDADPSGEEVDRLRSETKMTRREIHGWFAERRKRVAAEKKKEEAERALRNEEEEMEVDGEERQKEDSSGELKVNPIKINLKMLKVTEANGKAEGEGLDSLPTLPLQSSSTPASSPSSTPKPPQSSTPTPKPSHSPKPTTIRGKKTAEQLQMLKQVYARTQWPSATQYDELISATGLPRPEVVRWFGDCRYVQKNGQLKWLEAYQNTALEEDLQKGNTQILQAHFDVHGSLEESQLQELSQASGLTVDLVRHWFSTNASLPRMEQTAAAHAAEPRPVAAEPQTTGSSPLEPQPGGGTEEKMEQSVCGVTTEVEEANADKTVNPTKGTD; translated from the exons ATGTCTGACTCACCTCTGCTCTCTTCTGCACGGCGGAGCTCGAGCTCTCACGCCAACTCCACCGTCAGTGACGTCTGCGTCACGTGTCCGTCTCTTCCCTCG gttttccCTCAAAATTGCAGTGGGAACTACAAGTGGACCTATGGACATGTCCCGCTGTCCTCCTTCCCCCATTCCTGGTCTATAGTCAACCAGAAACGGCCCATATTCTCACTCAGACCCCATTCTTAGCCATTTGATCAACTCTCTCCATCCTGTGGTCCCACCATGGCTAGCAAGAGGAAGTCTACTACTCCTTGTATGATCCCCAGCAAGATCATATGCCCAGCAGAGGAGGTTGAACAGGACTCCCCTGTCCTTCTCCGTCAATCCAGGATTTCTGGAGGGGGCAGACATAGCCCCCTCGACCCAGGAGAGTTTTCCAAACCGGAGGCGGGGGACGCCGTCAAAGACGGTGCTGGCACTTACACCTGTAAGCCTTGTAACTTTGAAACCCACGACCTTAACTTGTTTTTGGATCATGTGTACTCCGGGCATCCAGACTTCCGTGCGGACCCCAGCTTCTTTTGTGTGAGCTGTGGGGTTTCAGCGCCCAAGTTTGAGGGGCTGGCCCTGCATAATGCCAGGGTTCACCCCAGCACACTGAACACAACTCTGCAGCTGAGGAAGAGGGACAGGAGAGTAGTGGTGGAGCAGAATCTGGTGACTGGGGTCGAGACAGGGAAGGATAGCGAGATTTCCATCACCAAAACCCCAATTATGAGGATGCTGAAGGGCAAATCGGAGCCCAAACGGATAGTGGTGTCTCACCCAGTGTCAGACGAGCTTTCGACAGACCCGCACTCTATCTCTGCCTCCAGAGAGCCTGTGAGAAAAGAGACTGCTGCAGTGACAGTCACCCATGTTCCCACAATTGTCCACAATGGAACAACCAAGGTCACTCTGCCATCAGCAATCCAGATCGTCAACGGCTCTGGAACATTACCAATGCTCAAGACTCCCATCACACAG GTGGTCTCAGTGGTTCAAAACAGAAGCCTTCATCAATCTGCACCAGTCACAGCCTCCTCAAAtttttcctccacttcctcatcttcttcctccaaAAATCTCCCCAAG GTGATGATTCCTTTGAGCAGCATCCCCACCTACAGTGCCTCCATGGACTCCTCTTCCTTCTTGAAGACCTCCTTCAGTAAGTTCCCGTACCCCACAAAGGCTGAGCTCTGCTACCTGACTGTGGTCACAAAGTTCCCAGAAGAGCAGATTAAGATCTGGTTCACGGCCCAGAGACTTAAACAAGGCATCAGCTGGTCTCCTGAGGAGATTGAGGAAGCTAGAAGGAAGATGTTCAACACCATCATCCAGACTGCACCCTCTAGCTCGCAGAACCAGGCCCAGAGTCACCGTAGCCCagcccaacacacaatcacagtcCTGCCTGCCTCACTGGGGGCGACTGGGATCCCTCACATTCTGCAGGGCTCTCTTGTCAGCCAAGGAGGGGTAATCGTCACGCAGCCTGTAATGGCAAACGGCATCCAGGTTAGCAGTGCTCCTGTGGCCCTGGCCGTCACACCTAAGCCCCAGGCAGCAGCTCGCCCCATGATGCAGGCCAGACCTGCTGCAGCCCTGGTAGCAGACAAAGGCATCAGCATGGTGGTGGGAACGGTCGGCAGCAGCATCACTGGGAGCAACATTATcagcagcagtaatagtagtaggAGTGGGGGAGGGGGCGTTAGCAGTATTGTTACTAGCAGTCAAGCTAGTATCATCAACCTTAGTCTAGGAAACAGTAATAGTAATTCTAAGGTGAGCAGTGTCAATGGTAAACTCAGCCGTGCTAATGCAGACTGCAATGACAAGAGCAATAGTAATGTTACCAGCCATGTAAACGCTAAGAACACTGATATCAGCAAAGCCAGCAGCACCAGCATTGTGCAGAATGACAACAAAGTAACCACAGACGgcaaaaacaccacagacagcaaatctaacaacagcaacagcaaaacaggCAGCGATGGACAGAAAAGCAAAGATACCAACGgtagcaacaacaaaaataactcAACCAGCACAAGCACAGATGATGTCGACCCTACCGCCAGGGACTCTCCAACCATCAAGATGGAGGAGGCGTCTTCCCCCGCCTCAAAgtcttcttccccctctcctgCGGCCCCCACAAGCAGCACACCTGGCTCTCGGACACCTGTTAACGCATTTCTGGACCCAAGCTTTTACAAGGGCAAGAAGTCTCAGGAGCAGCTCAACGCTCTGAAGGACAGTTTCCAGGTCAGCCAATTTCCCGACCAGGAGGAGGTGGACCGCCTCATTGCTCTGACGGGGCTCACGGTGCGAGAAGTCCGCAAGTGGTTCAGTGACCGGCGCTACCACTTTCGCAACCTCAAAGGAACGCGCTCCAGCACAGGTGGACAGACTAAGTCCGGCACTGCAGCCGGGAGCGGTTCAAGTACGCCGGGGAGCGGTGCCGCTGGCAGTGCCAACCCTGTCGATCTCTCCGAAAGTAGCAGCAACTCTGGTGCAAAAACACCCCAACACAGCTCTGCACCCCTGAGCCCAACTGCATCACAGACTCCCACTTCTCCCACCACACCTTCCCGCCGACTCCCCAGACCTCCTTCTCCTGATTTCACAGCTATCCGCTACAAGGAGAGAGAACCTCATCAG GTAAAGGCTCTGGAGACCAGTTTTGCCCAGGACGCTGACCCATCAGGAGAGGAAGTGGACAGACTACGATCTGAGACCAAGATGACCAGAAGGGAGATCCATGGCTGGtttgcagagaggaggaagagagtggcagccgagaaaaagaaagaggaggcagagcgGGCGCTtagaaatgaggaggaggagatggaagtTGAtggggaggagaggcagaaagaggacAGTTCAGGAGAACTGAAAGTCAACCCtattaaaataaatctgaagATGCTGAAGGTAACAGAAGCCAATGGCAAAGCAGAGGGTGAAGGGTTGGATAGTTTACCCACTTTACCGCTTCAATCCAGCAGCACACCTGCGTCCTCCCCATCCTCCACCCCCAAACCACCCCAGTCCTCCACCCCAACACCCAAACCATCCCACTCCCCCAAACCCACAACCATCCGAGGTAAGAAGACAGCGGAGCAGCTGCAAATGCTCAAACAAGTCTACGCCCGTACCCAGTGGCCCAGCGCTACTCAGTATGATGAACTGATCTCAGCTACTGGACTGCCCAGGCCTGAGGTGGTGCGCTGGTTTGGGGACTGCCGTTACGTGCAGAAGAACGGCCAGCTGAAGTGGCTGGAGGCTTACCAGAACACGGCTCTGGAAGAGGACCTCCAGAAGGGGAACACACAGATCCTGCAGGCCCACTTCGACGTCCATGGCAGTCTGGAGGAGTCGCAG TTGCAGGAACTATCTCAGGCTAGTGGTTTAACAGTGGACTTGGTGCGACATTGGTTCTCTACCAATGCGTCTTTACCCCGGATggaacaaactgctgctgctcatgcGGCAGAACCAAGACCAGTTGCAGCTGAGCCACAAACAACGGGGTCCTCTCCTCTGGAGCCGCAGCCGGGAGGAGGGACGGAGGAGAAAATGGAGCAGTCGGTGTGTGGTGTCACAACAGAAGTGGAGGAGGCCAACGCTGACAAGACTGTGAATCCTACTAAAG GAACTGATTGA
- the rab5if gene encoding GEL complex subunit OPTI: MTSSIKRKEESHLQNGGVKQSTWSKAFNSNTVWEEKDEFLDVIYWLRQIIAVILGVIWGVAPLKGFLGIAIFCIINAGVLYVYFSSFLQIDEEEYGGTWELTKEGFMTSFALFLVVWIIFYTALHYD, encoded by the exons ATGACGAGCAGTATAAAGCGGAAAGAAGAAAGTCATCTGCAGAATGGGGGTGTAAAACAGTCCACATGGAGCAAAGCCTTCAACAGTAATACTGTCTGGGAAGAGAAG GACGAGTTTTTAGATGTGATTTACTGGCTTCGGCAAATTATTGCAGTAATCCTTGGTGTGATATGGGGCGTTGCACCATTGAAAGGATTCCTGGGAATTGCCAT ATTCTGCATCATCAACGCTGGCGTCCTGTATGTATACTTCAGCAGCTTTCTGCAGATCGATGAGGAAGAGTATGGTGGCACGTGGGAACTCACCAAAGAAGGCTTCATGACAtcttttgctctgtttctg GTGGTGTGGATAATCTTTTACACAGCTCTACATTATGACTGA
- the dhx35 gene encoding probable ATP-dependent RNA helicase DHX35, protein MAAPLSTMKFWKPGSEAPGISEERELNTETTGSPIIFNPHTALSIEKQRQKLPVFKHRNNILYLVESYQTVIIVGETGCGKTTQIPQYLLEAGWAAEGKVIGVTQPRRVAAISVANRVAEERGALLGHEVGYTIRFDDCSDPHATRIKFLTDGMLVREMMSDPLLKKYSVLMLDEAHERTLYTDIAIGLLKKIQKKRRDLRLIVASATLDAKKFHDFFNLNESGDPNKDTCGILTVEGRTFPVDVFYTVSPVPDYVKATVETVLKIHETEDDGDVLAFLTGQEEVEKVVSLLQEQARSLSRYGMKKHLRILPMYSGLPYAEQMKVFERMPSSVRKVVVATNIAETSITINGVVFVIDCAFVKLRAYNPHTAIESLVVTPISKASASQRAGRAGRNRPGKCFRLYTEEDFEKLPASTVPEMQRTNLAPVILQLKALGIDNVLRFSFLSPPPAQTMVQALELLYALGGLDHYGRLTDPMGVRMAEFPLSPMFAKMLLESGNFGCSKEVVTIAAMMQIQNVFVVPPNQKKAAAREHRKFAVAEGDHLTMLNVYEAFIKHQKSSQWCQEHFLNYKGLLRAVTVREQLRRLMNKFKVPRTSSEGDPDVILKCIVFGFFANAARIHHSGSYRTLRDDRELHIHPNSVLFGEKPPKWVVFNEVVQTSKYYMRDVTAVESSWLVELAPHFYKQAKHGSLASKRSRVL, encoded by the exons ATGGCGGCTCCCCTTTCCACGATGAAATTTTGGAAGCCGG GGTCTGAGGCACCGGGGATCTCAGAGGAGCGCGAGCTCAACACAGAGACCACCGGGTCCCCCATCATCTTCAACCCGCACACCGCCCTCTCCATAGAGAAACAACGGCAGAAACTCCCGGTTTTCAAG CACAGAAACAACATCTTATACTTGGTGGAGAGCTACCAGACTGTCATCATAGTTGGTGAGACGGGATGTGGGAAGACAACACAGATACCTCAG TACCTGCTGGAGGCTGGCTGGGCAGCGGAAGGGAAGGTGATTGGAGTGACACAGCCTCGACGTGTGGCTGCTATCTCT GTAGCTAACCGAGTAGCAGAGGAGCGGGGGGCCCTGTTGGGACATGAGGTGGGCTACACCATCCGCTTTGATGACTGCTCTGATCCACACGCCACAAGAATCAAG TTCCTCACAGACGGCATGCTTGTGCGGGAGATGATGTCTGATCCTCTTTTGAAAAAATACAG TGTGTTGATGCTTGATGAAGCGCACGAGAGAACCCTGTACACAGACATAGCCATTGGTCTACTAAAGAAG ATTCAGAAAAAGCGACGAGACCTGAGGCTGATTGTGGCCTCTGCCACTTTGGATGCCAAG AAATTCCATGACTTCTTCAACCTGAATGAGTCCGGCGATCCCAACAAGGACACGTGTGGGATTCTAACAGTGGAGGGACGCACCTTTCCCGTGGATGTCTTTTACACTGTCAG TCCTGTCCCAGACTATGTGAAGGCCACAGTGGAGACAGTGCTGAAGATCCACGAGACAGAGGATGATGGAGATGTCCTAGCTTTTCTTACTGGGCAG gaagaggtggagaaagTGGTGTCCCTTCTGCAGGAACAGGCCAGGTCTCTGTCACGATACGGCATGAAGAAACACCTTAGAATTTTGCCCATGTACTCTGGTCTACCTTACGCCGAGCAGATGAAGGTCTTTGAGCGGATGCCCTCCTCTGTTCGCAAG GTTGTGGTGGCCACTAACATAGCTGAGACCTCCATCACTATAAATGGAGTTGTATTTGTCATCGACTGTGCGTTTGTGAAGCTGCGAGCGTATAATCCTCACACTGCCATTGAATCGCTGGTGGTCACTCCAATCTCCAAGGCTTCGGCCAGCCAGAGGGCTGGGAGAGCCGGACGAAACCGACCTGGGAAATGCTTTAGACTATACACag AGGAGGACTTTGAGAAACTGCCTGCCTCTACTGTGCCAGAGATGCAGCGCACCAATTTGGCCCCTGTCATCCTGCAGCTCAAAGCATTAGGCATTGACAACGTGCTGCGGTTCAGCTTCCTTTCT cctcctccagctcagaCCATGGTTCAGGCTCTCGAGCTGCTCTACGCTCTGGGAG GTCTGGACCATTACGGCCGTTTGACTGATCCCATGGGCGTGCGGATGGCAGAGTTTCCTCTCAGCCCCATGTTTGCCAAGATGCTCCTAGAGTCGGGAAACTTTGGCTGCTCCAAAGAGGTTGTTACCATAGCAGCGATGATGCAGATTcagaatgtgtttgttgtgcCACCCAATCAGAAGAAAGCTGCC GCCCGAGAGCATAGGAAATTTGCAGTAGCTGAGGGAGACCACCTCACCATGCTGAATGTGTATGAAGCATTCATTAAG CACCAGAAGAGCTCCCAGTGGTGTCAGGAGCACTTCCTTAATTATAAGGGTCTGCTGCGGGCTGTGACTGTACGAGAGCAGCTCCGGCGCCTCATGAACAAGTTTAAGGTGCCACGAACTTCCAGTGAAG GTGACCCTGATGTGATCTTGAAGTGCATTGTATTTGGGTTTTTCGCTAACGCAGCCCGCATTCACCATTCTGGTTCCTACCG GACTTTGCGAGACGATCGTGAGCTTCACATCCATCCCAACTCTGTGCTGTTTGGAGAGAAACCTCCAAAATG GGTTGTTTTCAATGAAGTGGTGCAGACTTCAAAATACTACATGCGTGATGTGACTGCTGTTGAGTCGTCCTGGTTGGTTGAGTTGGCCCCTCACTTTTACAAGCAGGCTAAG catGGTTCACTGGCCAGCAAGAGGTCCCGGGTCCTCTAA